The Methanofervidicoccus sp. A16 genome has a segment encoding these proteins:
- a CDS encoding YfcE family phosphodiesterase — MILGIISDTHVYDRADKVPEEVFQHFSDVDLIIHCGDITSECVLEDLRDICKTVAVRGNMDYLDLPREITLNIGGFNIGVIHGDIIYPRGDILKMKYYSLEKNLDVLISGHTHVPLIKKIDIEELNKKILLLNPGSPTVPRGFGKSIMKVEIEDNIIKPTLIPLK; from the coding sequence TTGATCTTAGGGATCATCTCTGATACCCATGTATATGACAGGGCAGATAAGGTGCCTGAAGAGGTATTTCAACATTTTTCAGATGTAGATCTCATTATTCACTGTGGGGATATAACATCGGAGTGTGTATTGGAGGATTTAAGGGATATCTGTAAAACTGTCGCTGTAAGAGGTAATATGGATTATCTCGATCTTCCAAGGGAAATAACTTTAAACATTGGAGGTTTCAATATAGGGGTTATACATGGAGACATTATATATCCAAGGGGAGATATATTGAAAATGAAGTACTACTCCTTAGAGAAAAATTTAGATGTTCTAATTTCTGGACATACCCATGTACCTCTTATTAAAAAGATCGACATTGAAGAGTTAAATAAAAAAATTCTCCTATTAAATCCTGGAAGCCCTACAGTGCCAAGAGGGTTTGGAAAGAGTATAATGAAGGTTGAAATTGAGGATAATATTATAAAACCTACTTTAATACCTTTAAAATAA